From Mytilus galloprovincialis chromosome 9, xbMytGall1.hap1.1, whole genome shotgun sequence, the proteins below share one genomic window:
- the LOC143046069 gene encoding uncharacterized protein LOC143046069 produces the protein MVLREETTIQVESLVHQMENSLDLNEMEEDIFPAKPPPQVKSKWNVENDHLKRCMGNNLFNSVYKCRFRKVKLMLDKGLNVNILNDYGYNVLIAALHIQDQENRGKMFRFLIKRNANPAFRDERHSRSVLAWACILGRSLELQLLLDIFLGEIDILEKDCNGMTPLHHSCQSGNDEIVSILCKECRRYRLSVDVHDKLGLTPYLHAKRLGYHNIAKILQEEGNASLGQTDRFTFRNGEDWIEVGKKAKERQQAKRRMSNFEQAAISGRSRIMNSLQNSQNLSRSVPEIRISCADDTPRRNTVFVAQKPDISKTKSVRYMDDLEQEYMTNCDGNITNRGKLTPPSSLNFRGSLALLDLSANKQFATFKKPPQKKLTNVQQATLANIMAQLADQKTSSYRRGVIVPTPESQKGDGRPKKSTMAIIFGKRKNKKDNSSGKKSGRKEKEKKTAKDKK, from the coding sequence ATGGTGCTGCGTGAGGAAACTACCATACAAGTGGAGTCTTTAGTCCATCAAATGGAAAATTCATTGGATTTGAATGAAATGGAGGAGGACATCTTTCCTGCCAAACCTCCACCTCAAGTCAAATCAAAATGGAATGTAGAGAACGATCATTTGAAAAGATGCATGGGAAACAATCTATTCAATTCCGTATACAAATGCAGATTCAGAAAAGTGAAATTAATGTTAGACAAAGGATTAAATGTTAACATTCTGAATGACTATGGTTACAACGTGTTGATTGCTGCTCTTCATATACAGGATCAAGAAAATAGAGGGAAAATGTTTAGATTTCTCATCAAAAGAAACGCAAATCCAGCATTTCGAGATGAAAGACACAGTAGATCGGTTTTGGCATGGGCTTGTATCCTAGGCAGATCCTTAGAATTACAATTGCTTCTCGATATATTCTTAGGAGAAATCGATATTTTGGAGAAGGACTGTAACGGAATGACCCCTTTACATCATTCTTGCCAGTCCGGTAATGATGAAATAGTATCAATTTTATGTAAAGAGTGTCGTAGATACCGTTTGTCTGTAGATGTCCACGATAAGTTAGGTCTAACACCTTACTTACATGCCAAAAGACTTGGTTATCACAACATAGCTAAAATACTTCAAGAAGAAGGCAATGCAAGCTTAGGACAAACAGACAGGTTTACATTCAGGAATGGCGAAGACTGGATAGAAGTCGGGAAAAAGGCAAAAGAAAGGCAACAAGCCAAAAGAAGAATGAGCAATTTTGAGCAAGCTGCCATAAGTGGACGAAGCCGTATTATGAATTCTCTCCAAAATTCTCAAAATTTATCCCGGTCTGTACCAGAAATCAGAATTTCATGCGCAGACGATACGCCACGTCGTAATACAGTTTTCGTAGCTCAGAAACCGGatatttccaaaacaaaatccgTTAGATATATGGACGATCTTGAACAAGAATATATGACCAACTGTGATGGCAACATCACGAACAGAGGGAAGCTTACTCCGCCGTCTTCATTGAATTTCCGAGGATCACTTGCGCTCTTAGATTTGTCAGCAAATAAACAGTTTGCGACGTTCAAAAAACCACCACAGAAAAAGCTTACAAACGTACAACAAGCCACATTGGCCAATATCATGGCGCAATTAGCTGACCAGAAAACGTCATCATATCGTCGCGGAGTTATAGTTCCCACTCCTGAATCACAGAAGGGTGATGGTAGACCAAAGAAATCAACCATGGCCATAATATTTGgcaaaaggaaaaacaaaaaggACAATTCATCTGGTAAAAAGTCGGGTCGTAAGGAAAAGGAGAAGAAAACTGccaaagacaaaaaataa